One window of Myxococcus xanthus genomic DNA carries:
- the ppk1 gene encoding polyphosphate kinase 1 has product MPKRGGGGRGVTQKPSNRDVLPAGAESKDTELFFNRELSWMAFNDRVLQLAESPEIPLLERLKFIAIYARNLDEFFMIRVARLHEQIRGGVARLVPDGASPSDTLDKLHDGILKQTRRHGDAFEKVLRPALAEKGLRILSARNLDAEQRAQVDQRFKEQIFPVLTPLAIGLGRHFPYISNLSLSLAVLLRDPDADEESVARVKVPKELLPRFLPLKGNVFVPLEEIIAQHLGDLFPGMEVLSWGTFRVTRDADFTVSEDAEDLLKAVETELRERRFGDVIRMEVQAGMSPKLLEPLVEAMGLEARQVYEEHGLVGLNDLQSIAFAPGFPELKDPPWVPVTQARLRTDADAPDGGTVMSSMRRGDLLVHHPYESFATSVERFVTEAVADPDVLAIKQTVYRTSDSSPLVPALITATERGKQAVCMVELKARFDERTNIRWANALEEAGVHVVYGIPSLKTHAKAILIVRREGDKVRHYVHIGTGNYNPKTARLYTDMGLFTTDPDIGADVADVFNYLTGFGRPKSFRKLLVAPLTMRQGLLAEIKRTVAAHTAERPARIQMKMNALVDPGIIHALYEASRAGVKVELNVRGICCLRPGVPGVSENIRVVSVLGRFLEHSRIYIFERGPELRCFIGSADLMPRNLDHRVEILAPVEDASLAAQVKDSLERCMADTTSAWELTADGGWRRRLPRAGDEKRWAQGEMMERAQRMAQFQGGRPLP; this is encoded by the coding sequence ATGCCGAAACGCGGCGGCGGCGGTCGCGGCGTCACCCAGAAGCCCTCCAACCGGGACGTGCTCCCGGCCGGCGCGGAGTCGAAGGACACGGAGCTCTTCTTCAACCGAGAGCTGTCCTGGATGGCCTTCAATGACCGCGTCCTCCAGCTCGCCGAGTCTCCGGAGATTCCGCTGCTGGAGCGGCTGAAGTTCATCGCCATCTACGCGCGCAACCTGGACGAGTTCTTCATGATTCGCGTCGCCCGTCTGCACGAGCAGATTCGCGGCGGCGTGGCGCGCCTGGTTCCCGACGGAGCCTCTCCCAGCGACACCCTGGACAAGCTGCACGACGGCATCCTCAAGCAGACGCGCCGGCACGGCGACGCCTTCGAGAAGGTGCTCCGCCCCGCCCTGGCCGAAAAGGGCCTGCGCATCCTCTCCGCCAGGAATCTGGACGCCGAGCAGCGCGCCCAGGTGGACCAGCGCTTCAAGGAGCAGATTTTCCCCGTCCTCACCCCGCTGGCCATCGGCCTGGGACGGCACTTTCCCTACATCTCCAACCTGTCGCTCAGCCTGGCGGTGCTGCTGAGAGACCCGGACGCGGACGAGGAGAGCGTGGCCCGGGTGAAGGTGCCCAAGGAGCTGCTGCCGCGCTTCCTGCCCCTCAAGGGCAACGTCTTCGTCCCCTTGGAGGAAATCATCGCCCAGCACCTGGGGGACTTGTTCCCCGGCATGGAGGTGCTGAGCTGGGGCACCTTCCGCGTCACCCGCGACGCGGACTTCACCGTGTCCGAGGACGCGGAGGACCTGCTCAAGGCCGTGGAGACGGAGCTGCGCGAGCGCCGCTTCGGCGACGTCATCCGCATGGAAGTCCAGGCCGGCATGAGCCCCAAGCTGCTCGAGCCGCTGGTGGAGGCCATGGGCCTGGAGGCGCGTCAGGTCTACGAGGAGCACGGCCTGGTGGGCCTCAACGATTTGCAGTCCATCGCCTTCGCCCCGGGCTTCCCGGAGCTGAAGGACCCGCCGTGGGTCCCTGTCACCCAGGCCCGCCTGCGCACGGACGCGGACGCGCCGGATGGCGGCACGGTGATGTCGTCCATGCGCCGGGGGGACCTGCTGGTCCACCACCCCTATGAGTCCTTCGCCACCTCCGTGGAGCGCTTCGTCACCGAGGCCGTGGCCGACCCGGACGTGCTGGCCATCAAGCAGACGGTGTACCGCACGTCGGACAGCTCGCCCCTGGTGCCCGCGCTGATTACCGCCACCGAGCGCGGCAAGCAGGCGGTGTGCATGGTGGAGCTGAAGGCCCGCTTCGACGAGCGCACCAACATCCGCTGGGCCAACGCGCTGGAAGAGGCGGGCGTGCACGTCGTCTACGGGATTCCGTCCCTGAAGACGCACGCGAAGGCCATCCTCATCGTCCGGCGCGAGGGCGACAAGGTGCGGCACTACGTGCACATCGGCACGGGCAACTACAACCCGAAGACGGCGCGCCTCTACACGGACATGGGCCTGTTCACCACGGACCCGGACATTGGCGCGGACGTGGCGGACGTCTTCAACTACCTCACCGGTTTTGGCCGGCCGAAGAGCTTCCGCAAGCTGCTGGTGGCCCCGCTCACCATGCGCCAGGGCCTGCTGGCGGAAATCAAGCGCACCGTCGCCGCGCACACAGCCGAGCGCCCCGCGCGCATCCAGATGAAGATGAACGCGCTGGTGGACCCCGGCATCATCCACGCCCTCTACGAGGCGTCCCGCGCGGGCGTGAAGGTGGAGCTGAACGTGCGCGGCATCTGCTGCCTGCGCCCGGGCGTTCCCGGCGTGTCGGAGAACATCCGCGTGGTGTCCGTGCTGGGCCGCTTCCTGGAGCACTCGCGCATCTACATCTTCGAGCGCGGCCCGGAGCTGCGTTGCTTCATCGGCTCGGCGGACTTGATGCCGCGCAACCTGGACCACCGCGTGGAAATCCTCGCGCCGGTGGAGGACGCCAGCCTGGCCGCCCAGGTGAAAGACTCGCTGGAGCGCTGCATGGCAGACACCACGTCCGCCTGGGAGCTGACGGCGGATGGCGGATGGCGCCGCCGGCTACCGCGCGCCGGTGACGAGAAGCGCTGGGCCCAGGGCGAGATGATGGAGCGCGCCCAGCGCATGGCCCAGTTCCAGGGCGGCCGTCCGCTGCCCTGA
- a CDS encoding App1 family protein has protein sequence MADFLPRFYRLAVRVDAHYDALSRKLRQKLGIAPPLRILPYRGYGTPERAVIKARVLEDRHVRPPQERYTLVGSAVASYKRYMTREVPGAHVAVRWGDKRWEGTTDEEGFLELWVPPPDGVRSGWHMVELELLSPDAEGVSRVAAPVRMAGPGAEFGVISDIDDTVIVTGVTDLLKRAWALFLTEHRVRLPFPGVDAFYAALQHGRGTNADNPIFYVSSSPWNLYEHLDEFLSLHKIPTGPLLLRDWGLSSQGFAPGGGHGHKLEKIRAVLGTLSHLPFILIGDSGQEDAEHYRTIVREFPGRILCVYIRNVPGHQRRAEELALIAEDIRAAGSQMLAVDDTTEAARHAAREGWIQWREVREVEAHRREDAAR, from the coding sequence ATGGCCGACTTTCTTCCTCGCTTCTATCGACTCGCCGTCCGCGTGGACGCGCACTATGACGCGCTGAGCCGCAAGCTTCGCCAGAAGCTGGGAATCGCGCCGCCGCTGCGCATCCTTCCCTACCGGGGCTACGGCACGCCCGAGCGCGCCGTCATCAAGGCCCGCGTGTTGGAGGACCGGCACGTGCGCCCGCCGCAGGAGCGCTACACGCTGGTGGGCAGTGCGGTGGCCTCCTACAAGCGCTACATGACGCGCGAGGTGCCGGGTGCACACGTCGCGGTGCGCTGGGGTGACAAGCGCTGGGAGGGCACCACCGACGAGGAGGGCTTCCTGGAGCTGTGGGTGCCTCCGCCGGACGGGGTGCGCTCGGGCTGGCACATGGTGGAGCTGGAGCTGCTGTCGCCGGACGCGGAGGGCGTGTCCCGCGTGGCCGCGCCGGTGCGGATGGCCGGGCCCGGCGCGGAGTTCGGCGTCATCAGCGACATCGACGACACCGTCATCGTCACCGGCGTCACCGACCTGCTGAAGCGGGCCTGGGCGCTCTTCCTGACCGAGCACCGCGTGCGGCTGCCCTTTCCGGGCGTGGACGCTTTCTACGCCGCGCTCCAGCACGGCCGGGGCACGAACGCGGACAACCCCATCTTCTACGTGTCCAGCAGCCCGTGGAACCTCTACGAGCACCTGGACGAGTTCCTCTCCCTGCACAAAATCCCCACCGGTCCGCTGCTGCTGCGCGACTGGGGCCTGTCCAGCCAAGGCTTCGCGCCCGGCGGGGGCCATGGGCACAAACTGGAGAAGATTCGCGCGGTGCTCGGCACGCTGTCGCACCTGCCCTTCATCCTCATTGGCGACAGTGGCCAGGAGGACGCGGAGCACTACCGCACCATCGTCCGTGAGTTTCCCGGGCGCATCCTCTGCGTCTACATCCGCAACGTGCCCGGGCATCAGCGCCGGGCCGAGGAGCTGGCGCTCATCGCCGAGGACATCCGCGCCGCGGGCAGCCAGATGCTCGCGGTGGATGACACCACCGAGGCCGCCCGTCACGCCGCGCGCGAGGGGTGGATTCAGTGGCGCGAGGTGCGCGAGGTGGAGGCCCACCGCCGCGAGGACGCCGCGCGCTGA
- a CDS encoding DUF6209 family protein, with product MPRQSPRWCLAAAVAVLLAGTAASSQSSSSITFQSPAQGWNVFASSNPLPFGSTAAIHYSVDRLTQCRGNINGTTPGWTMTGYYQFNDGPVQRFWVAGFSSTPNPPAPSIPLNTRGTLAIWFENTSRWGCQAWDSNFGNNHVFTVQ from the coding sequence TTGCCGCGTCAATCCCCCCGCTGGTGTCTCGCCGCCGCCGTCGCCGTGCTGCTCGCCGGAACGGCCGCTTCCTCGCAGTCCTCCTCCAGCATCACCTTCCAGTCGCCGGCGCAGGGCTGGAACGTGTTCGCGTCCTCCAACCCGCTGCCCTTCGGCTCCACCGCGGCCATCCACTACAGCGTGGACCGGCTGACGCAGTGTCGGGGCAACATCAACGGCACCACGCCCGGGTGGACGATGACGGGCTACTACCAGTTCAACGACGGGCCGGTGCAGCGCTTCTGGGTAGCGGGCTTCTCATCCACGCCCAACCCGCCCGCGCCGTCCATCCCACTCAACACGCGGGGCACGCTGGCCATCTGGTTCGAGAACACCAGCCGCTGGGGCTGCCAGGCCTGGGATTCGAACTTCGGCAACAACCACGTCTTCACCGTGCAGTGA
- a CDS encoding DUF2169 family type VI secretion system accessory protein, with product MGHPSTENLTPFTFEPLFLTDEALRPLFVPVLKATFDLRPRGAPTLSAEQAPLLTGGERWDGGDVASLRLEPEGAFFKAATDVVLVGHAHAPAAGTRELLAELHVGPVHKQVRVLGDRTWFKSMGGIGVTQPLPFERVPVRYERAFGGKDGSAFESRNPLGMGFREKGSRFEENLRLPNLESPTEPLRSWGQRPPPTGFGFIEPHWQPRAGYAGTYDDAWKKSRSPLLPKDFDRRFLNGAPQDQLVPGYLRGGEAVLLKHMAPGAPLTFRLPALPSPEVLAPRARGLDDLEGALRLDTVVLDTDAMKLFLVWRGTFALQREPTELRSIQVTCEGAETLEPGQPVGTD from the coding sequence ATGGGGCACCCCTCCACCGAGAACCTCACGCCCTTCACCTTCGAGCCGCTGTTCCTCACCGACGAGGCGCTGCGGCCCCTGTTCGTGCCCGTGTTGAAGGCCACGTTCGACCTGCGGCCTCGGGGCGCGCCGACGCTGTCCGCGGAGCAGGCGCCGCTGCTGACCGGGGGTGAGCGCTGGGACGGCGGGGATGTGGCCAGCCTCCGCCTGGAACCCGAAGGCGCCTTCTTCAAGGCCGCCACGGACGTGGTGCTGGTGGGACATGCCCATGCGCCCGCGGCGGGGACCCGCGAGCTCCTCGCCGAGTTGCATGTCGGGCCCGTGCACAAACAGGTCCGTGTGCTGGGGGACCGCACGTGGTTCAAGAGCATGGGCGGCATCGGGGTGACGCAGCCCCTCCCCTTCGAGCGCGTCCCCGTGCGCTATGAGCGCGCCTTCGGCGGGAAGGACGGCAGCGCCTTCGAGTCGCGCAACCCGCTGGGCATGGGCTTTCGCGAGAAGGGCAGCCGCTTCGAGGAGAACCTGCGGCTGCCGAACCTGGAGTCTCCCACCGAGCCGCTGAGGTCCTGGGGCCAGCGTCCTCCGCCCACGGGCTTCGGGTTCATCGAACCACACTGGCAGCCCCGGGCCGGCTACGCGGGCACCTACGATGACGCGTGGAAGAAGTCGCGCAGCCCGTTGCTGCCGAAGGACTTCGACCGGCGCTTCCTCAACGGCGCGCCGCAGGACCAGCTCGTCCCGGGCTACCTGCGAGGGGGCGAGGCCGTGCTGCTGAAGCACATGGCGCCGGGTGCGCCGCTGACGTTCAGATTGCCCGCGCTGCCGTCTCCTGAGGTCCTCGCGCCCAGGGCCCGGGGGCTGGATGACCTGGAAGGAGCGCTGCGGCTGGACACCGTGGTCCTGGACACGGACGCGATGAAGCTGTTCCTCGTGTGGCGCGGCACCTTCGCGTTGCAGCGCGAGCCCACGGAGCTGCGCTCCATCCAGGTAACGTGCGAGGGCGCGGAGACGCTGGAGCCGGGGCAACCCGTCGGAACGGACTGA
- a CDS encoding immunity 49 family protein, which produces MARLISLRADAADSLGERLSRFDPGADRSSILARLDAITLDLHLIAVATLLVDGHPQGFFLNLCRMAENGRRVQRLLADRGLPPPPARRNTPLLGALAAGHFSLAEAVAASSATQWQQGAEYEDEFLWAAALQHLTRTPSAPLESILAPLEKVGQEPYASRVAMARALVSRDAAAFAEAFAAACLDHGIVTEKRARSLATPVTSFAPHRFVWLEGLALLRLAERASIAPEDTSFRYCPPLARVPMTTTYSGDWAVDTAPTR; this is translated from the coding sequence ATGGCCCGTCTCATCTCCCTCCGTGCAGATGCCGCTGACTCCCTGGGAGAAAGGCTGAGCCGGTTCGACCCGGGCGCGGACCGCTCCAGCATTCTCGCGCGGTTGGACGCCATCACGCTCGACCTGCACCTCATCGCCGTGGCCACGCTGCTGGTCGATGGTCATCCTCAGGGGTTCTTCCTCAACCTCTGCCGGATGGCGGAGAACGGCCGCCGGGTGCAGCGCCTCCTCGCGGACCGGGGCCTTCCGCCACCGCCCGCGCGGCGCAACACGCCTCTGCTCGGCGCGCTCGCCGCCGGTCACTTCTCCCTCGCGGAGGCCGTGGCCGCGAGCTCCGCCACCCAGTGGCAGCAGGGCGCCGAATACGAGGATGAGTTTCTCTGGGCCGCCGCCCTCCAGCACCTCACCCGCACGCCGTCCGCGCCGCTGGAGTCCATCCTCGCCCCGTTGGAGAAGGTGGGCCAGGAGCCCTACGCCAGCCGGGTGGCCATGGCCCGGGCCCTGGTGTCCAGGGACGCGGCCGCCTTCGCCGAGGCCTTCGCCGCCGCCTGCCTGGACCACGGCATCGTCACGGAGAAGCGCGCCCGCTCGCTGGCCACACCCGTGACGTCCTTCGCGCCGCACCGGTTCGTCTGGCTCGAAGGATTGGCCCTCCTGCGCCTCGCCGAGCGCGCCAGCATCGCACCCGAGGACACCAGCTTCCGCTACTGCCCGCCCCTGGCCCGCGTCCCAATGACGACGACGTACTCGGGCGACTGGGCCGTCGACACGGCGCCGACCCGATAA
- a CDS encoding AHH domain-containing protein, translating to MSNLSASEMNTVLAQRLLSIFERSRDRKYTAAKAAKKKKPKPAASAADDADHVDDSAPPRGVLGKDSDYAQNGSDYIASLDGRGVYRVFDHSYLDEIRDLVKQTAEFPGGPPENFNPRAKDKDKKPALQKYPYAWEAHHILPGSAFYYELEDGPVFTYRQLRLILQSDYNLNHGHNIIMLPDQAWAVPVHALLQHPGDHPNYTQQVMRDMKTIAQKLQKAIDSQKEHKALIEDVFDQLHKLENKYWKLLVALSRAVVASVTAGKEYKHALVRYAPKDKKAKSRYEWGSLY from the coding sequence ATGAGCAACCTGAGTGCGAGCGAGATGAACACGGTGCTGGCGCAGCGGCTCCTGTCCATCTTCGAGCGAAGCAGGGACCGGAAGTACACGGCGGCCAAGGCGGCAAAGAAGAAGAAGCCGAAGCCCGCAGCCAGCGCCGCGGACGACGCCGACCACGTGGACGACAGCGCCCCGCCCCGGGGCGTGCTCGGCAAAGACAGCGACTACGCGCAGAACGGCTCTGACTACATCGCGTCCCTGGACGGGCGTGGCGTGTACCGCGTCTTCGACCACTCCTACCTGGATGAAATCCGGGACCTGGTGAAGCAGACCGCTGAGTTCCCCGGGGGGCCACCGGAGAATTTCAACCCGAGGGCCAAGGACAAGGACAAGAAGCCCGCGCTCCAGAAGTACCCGTACGCGTGGGAGGCACACCACATCCTCCCGGGCTCGGCGTTCTACTACGAATTGGAGGACGGCCCGGTCTTCACATACCGGCAGCTCCGCCTCATCCTCCAGTCCGACTACAATCTGAACCACGGCCACAACATCATCATGCTGCCGGACCAGGCTTGGGCCGTGCCTGTCCACGCGCTGCTGCAGCACCCGGGCGACCATCCCAACTACACGCAGCAGGTGATGCGGGACATGAAAACCATCGCCCAAAAGCTTCAAAAGGCGATCGACTCTCAAAAAGAACACAAGGCGTTGATCGAGGATGTTTTTGACCAGCTGCACAAGCTGGAGAACAAGTACTGGAAACTCCTCGTTGCACTGAGCCGAGCAGTTGTGGCCTCGGTCACCGCAGGAAAAGAGTACAAGCACGCCCTTGTGCGCTATGCCCCGAAGGACAAGAAGGCCAAGAGTCGTTATGAGTGGGGCTCTCTCTATTAA
- a CDS encoding imm11 family protein, whose product MKYFVFKVMAEEAGYIEKLPNGSPTDWKFHEGISLAKDFPVGGEVSFSKNYPDNRNLYDFQPNIMSNLLVSGRARKLIESLGVTNAEWLPVAIKDHQGKVVGPDYAFLNLLGAEDAIDMERSEYEMDSLEKDQIGNIDALALDTSAIRPDAKMFRCTKERRLILIREDVHAAFEQAGLTGFKVYEAEGWDGLEL is encoded by the coding sequence GTGAAATATTTTGTCTTCAAGGTCATGGCCGAAGAGGCGGGCTACATCGAGAAGCTTCCAAATGGCAGCCCTACTGATTGGAAGTTCCACGAAGGCATCAGCCTTGCCAAAGATTTTCCAGTAGGCGGGGAAGTTTCGTTTTCAAAAAACTATCCCGACAATCGGAATCTCTATGATTTTCAACCCAATATCATGAGCAACCTGCTCGTCTCGGGACGGGCACGCAAGCTCATCGAGTCGCTCGGTGTCACCAATGCCGAATGGCTTCCGGTCGCCATCAAGGACCATCAGGGCAAGGTCGTGGGTCCGGACTACGCTTTCCTCAATCTCCTGGGTGCCGAAGACGCCATCGACATGGAACGCTCGGAGTACGAGATGGACTCCCTTGAGAAAGACCAAATCGGGAATATTGATGCGTTGGCTCTGGACACCAGCGCCATCCGTCCTGACGCGAAGATGTTCCGCTGCACGAAGGAACGCCGTCTCATTCTCATCCGTGAAGACGTCCACGCTGCTTTCGAGCAAGCGGGCCTGACCGGCTTCAAGGTCTACGAAGCTGAAGGCTGGGACGGACTGGAGCTCTGA